One segment of Pseudanabaena sp. PCC 6802 DNA contains the following:
- a CDS encoding type II toxin-antitoxin system HicA family toxin produces the protein MKVKAVIKLIEEDGWFLARTRGSHRQYKHPTKIGLVTVPGKPSDDLAPGTLDSILKQAGLK, from the coding sequence ATGAAGGTCAAAGCAGTCATCAAGCTTATTGAAGAAGATGGTTGGTTCTTAGCTCGAACAAGAGGTAGCCATCGTCAGTACAAGCATCCCACCAAGATTGGGCTAGTTACGGTACCCGGGAAGCCAAGTGACGATCTTGCGCCAGGAACATTGGACAGTATTTTAAAGCAAGCAGGTCTTAAATGA
- a CDS encoding type II toxin-antitoxin system HicB family antitoxin, with the protein MKYLILIEKTETGYSAYSPDLPGCISTGSTPAEVEQNMREAIEFHLEGLRLEGLEIPTPSTVSAYIEVAA; encoded by the coding sequence ATGAAATATCTTATATTGATTGAAAAAACAGAAACTGGGTACTCGGCCTACTCACCCGATCTACCAGGATGTATTTCTACTGGTTCAACTCCGGCGGAAGTGGAGCAAAATATGCGCGAAGCTATAGAGTTTCACCTTGAAGGGTTGAGGCTAGAAGGTTTGGAAATCCCAACACCATCCACTGTCTCTGCATATATTGAGGTGGCGGCATAA